From a region of the Primulina eburnea isolate SZY01 chromosome 7, ASM2296580v1, whole genome shotgun sequence genome:
- the LOC140835827 gene encoding uncharacterized protein yields the protein MFFDFLECTEEYRVKLIRHQLHEIAKSWWLVIKKALEQHGTVITWGIFIAEFYRRFFPVLYREEEAEFENLRQGQLKIDEYLTQFSILLRFAPHVARNDEAVVDQFLNGLIPEILILVNVERPNNLADALNRAKRAEAVLMRQKGASYVLPILKSQPLPSRFEIGGSSSGKKEQLKA from the coding sequence ATGTTTTTTGATTTCCTTGAGTGCACAGAAGAATATAGGGTTAAATTGATTAGGCACCAGTTACACGAAATtgcaaagagttggtggctcGTAATCAAGAAGGCCTTAGAACAGCATGGTACGGTGATTACGTGGGGAATCTTCAtagctgaattctatcgaaggtTTTTCCCAGTTTTGTACCGAGAAGAagaagcagagtttgagaatctgagacagggtcagttgaAGATTGATGAATATTTAACCCAGTTTTCTATcttgctacgttttgctcctcacgtggccagaaatgatgaagctgtagttgATCAGTTTCTTAATGGGTTAATCCCTGAGATCCTTATATTGGTAAATGTGGAACGACCAAATAACTTGGCtgatgcactgaacagagctaaaaGAGCAGAAGCagttctgatgagacagaagggAGCTTCGTATGTTCTTCCAATACTGAAATCACAACCCCTGCCTTCGAGATTTGAGAttggtggtagcagtagtggaaagaaagaacaATTGAAAGCTtga